A part of Prolixibacteraceae bacterium genomic DNA contains:
- a CDS encoding PglZ domain-containing protein: MKILWVDDEIEMLKPHIIFLTTKGYEVEVATNGYDAIDMIKEQRFDIVFLDEHMPGITGLQTLPLIKEQDASIPVVMVTKSEEENVMEEALGSKIADYLIKPVRPSQMLLCLKKVLENQRLVSEKVTTDYRQSFMGLSDQINACVDIEDWKRLFVKLEKWEVELADGGDSTMDEVLAMQKKDANQAFFKFVQNNYQDWHNGGIHNFSLNSVNAISKGVFPLLDQSKKVFMLVIDNLRFDHWLALKDLIQMYYSVVREDVCCSILPTATMYARNSLFAGLTPNQIATMHPDCWVGEDEEGFKNLHEETLLLRQFERYKRTEGVQFVKASNALTGGKVMEHYSKIKQADFSVLVINFIDMISHARTDMEMIKELASDEAAFRSLAKSWFEHSQLRELLEKLSEDDIHVVLTSDHGTSRVKNPVKIQGEKNTNTNLRYKLGRNLKYPSKNVYEVNRPNDIGLPHPQVSTKYIFGRPYDYFVYKNNFSQFSATYHDTFQHGGISLEEMLIPFVVLSPK; this comes from the coding sequence ATGAAGATATTATGGGTGGATGATGAGATCGAGATGTTGAAGCCTCACATCATCTTTTTGACGACAAAAGGATATGAGGTAGAGGTTGCAACCAATGGTTATGATGCAATTGATATGATCAAAGAGCAACGTTTCGATATTGTCTTTTTAGATGAACATATGCCAGGAATAACAGGTTTGCAAACACTTCCTTTAATCAAAGAGCAAGATGCTTCAATTCCTGTGGTTATGGTTACAAAAAGTGAAGAGGAGAATGTGATGGAAGAGGCTTTGGGCTCGAAGATCGCAGACTATCTAATAAAGCCTGTTCGTCCATCTCAAATGCTACTCTGTTTGAAGAAAGTCTTAGAGAACCAACGTTTAGTTTCAGAGAAGGTGACAACAGACTATCGACAATCTTTTATGGGTTTGTCTGATCAGATTAATGCATGTGTCGATATTGAGGATTGGAAACGTTTGTTTGTAAAACTTGAAAAGTGGGAAGTAGAGCTTGCTGATGGTGGAGATAGTACGATGGATGAAGTGCTTGCGATGCAGAAGAAAGATGCCAACCAGGCCTTCTTTAAGTTTGTCCAAAATAACTACCAGGATTGGCATAATGGAGGAATCCATAATTTCTCGTTAAACTCTGTCAATGCGATATCAAAAGGTGTGTTTCCTCTTCTAGATCAATCTAAGAAAGTGTTTATGTTAGTGATTGATAACTTAAGGTTTGATCACTGGTTGGCATTAAAAGATTTGATTCAGATGTACTACTCAGTGGTTCGAGAAGATGTTTGCTGTAGTATTCTTCCTACTGCAACCATGTATGCACGTAATAGTTTGTTCGCGGGATTGACACCTAATCAGATTGCTACAATGCATCCTGATTGTTGGGTGGGAGAGGATGAAGAGGGGTTTAAAAACCTCCATGAAGAGACATTGCTTCTTCGTCAATTTGAACGTTATAAACGAACAGAAGGTGTTCAGTTTGTTAAAGCCTCTAATGCTTTAACAGGAGGGAAGGTGATGGAACACTATTCTAAGATTAAACAAGCCGATTTCTCCGTTTTAGTTATCAATTTTATTGATATGATCTCTCATGCAAGGACCGATATGGAGATGATTAAAGAGCTTGCAAGTGATGAAGCCGCTTTTAGATCTTTGGCAAAGAGCTGGTTTGAACATTCACAGCTTCGAGAGCTTTTGGAGAAATTATCTGAAGATGATATTCATGTTGTTTTAACTTCGGATCATGGTACTTCAAGGGTGAAAAACCCTGTTAAGATTCAAGGAGAGAAGAATACCAATACGAATCTTAGATATAAATTAGGTCGGAATTTAAAATATCCTTCAAAGAATGTCTATGAGGTAAATAGACCAAATGATATTGGGTTACCTCATCCACAGGTGTCAACGAAATATATATTCGGAAGACCATATGACTATTTTGTGTATAAGAATAATTTTAGTCAGTTTTCTGCTACTTATCATGATACATTCCAACATGGAGGGATCTCTTTGGAAGAGATGCTGATTCCATTTGTTGTGCTTTCTCCGAAATAA